The Candidatus Deferrimicrobiaceae bacterium genomic sequence TTTCGCGTTGCGCGTCCGGATATCGAGGCGCCCGCCTTCCGGCCGGATCCCCGTCACCTGCGTCCCCGGGTACACCTCGACGCCCTTGTGCCGGTAATAGTCGTTCAGGTAGTTTCCCAACGACTGCGGGAACACGCGGTTGCCGATCGTTTCGCCGGGGAAGAGCATCACGACTTCCTTGTCGTTCATCGACAACGCGGCGGCGATTTCCATGCCGATGAAGCCGGCCCCGACCACGGCGAACCGTTCCCCGCGCGCGGTCATCTCGCGAAGCCGGTTGTAGTCGGCGATGGTGCGGAAATAGATGATCCGGTCGTCCTCGAAGGGCAGCCGCCGGGGCGTTGCCCCTGTCGCGATCAGCAACTTGTCGTACCCGTAGACATTCCCCTGATCGTCGATCGCGCGCTTTCCCTGGAGGTCGAGCATCCGGACCGTGCGCCCCGAGTGGAACGTCACGCCCAGCGTCTCGGTCCAGTACCAGATGGTCTCGTCGGGGTCGCCCTTCCAGAGCCCCTTGCTCAACGGGGGCCGCTTGTAGGGCATTTCCGGCTCGGCCCCGATGATCGCGATCTCGCCGTCCGGATCCGATTCCCGGATTCCCCGGACGGCCGCGTCCGCCGCCATTCCTCCGCCGACGATCAGATAGGGAACCCGTTCCATCGCGCCCTCCCGTGCTGCCTCCGCTCGAACCCGTTATCGCCCATTAGACGAACGGAGCGCGGCGCACGGTTCGCGACGATTCCCGGGCGCGCCGGGGAGCGTCAGGCCTCGGGCGGCTCCTCGGGCGGCGAAACCGCCGTCCGGCGCTGGCCAAGCACGGTCGCCCAGGCGACACCGGCCACGCCGAGCAGCACGCCGGCCACAGCCGTTGCCGAGATGCGCTCGCCCAGCAGCAGCGACGCCAGGAACAACAGCGCGATCGGGGAAAGCTGGAGCCAGACCGCCGCCTCGGACACCGCGAGCGCGCCGTACGCCTCGGTCATCAGGAGCTGGGCGGCAAAGGCGGAGAGCCCCATGCCCACCGCGATCAACCAGGGGAGCCCGGCCATAGGCCACGGGGCGAGGGAAAAGGGCGCGACCACGGGAATCCCCATGAGGCAGAACCAGAAGAAGATCGTCGGGGCGTTGTCGGTACCGCGCATCCCGCGGATCATGTTCGCGCTGATCGCCGCGAAGATCGCCGAACCGAAAGCCGCGATCTCGCCGACTCCCACGCCCGAGGGCATGCCGCCCCGCCCGAGCATCAGACCTACCCCGGCGGTGGCCGCGAGCAGCCCCAGCAGCAGGTGGATCGTCGGGCGTTCCCGGAAGACGACGGTCGACAGCGCCGTCGCGAAGACCGGGTAGAGGTTGTAGATCAGCCCCGCCTCGGCGGCCGGGATCCGCGCCAGCGCGAAGAAGTAGAGGACCACCACGATGCCGCCGGAGATTCCGCGCATCGCGAGCAGGAACCGGTTATGCGGGCGATAGAGGGCGGGACGGATGCGGAATGCGGCTAGGGAGATGAGGACGCCCACGACGAAGCGGATCATCGAAAGCTGCCCTGCGGTGAATCCGCCCGCGTCGCGGGACAGGAGGCGCGACAGCACGGCCATCAGGGCGAAGGCGATCGCCGACCCGACCAGCGCCAGGCGCGACAATCCCCGGGATAGCACCCGCGCAGCCTCCCTTAAACGCCGAAGAACCCGTCGATCAGGATCTTCCGGATCCCCTCGTCGGAGATCTCGACAAGCACCTCCGCCAGGATCCCGCAGCCCTGCCAGCACCCAGACCGGTAGGTCATGTAGTGGCGGTCGTTCATCGTGAACAGGTTGCCGAGCGTCGCTTCGCTCGCGATCTCGCGGATCTCGCCGTTGATGGAGATGTAGACCGGCCCGTACTTGTCGTTTCCGTCCTTGGGCTTCCCGGTCGTGTATTGCGCGATGATCAGGTTGTCGTTCGACGGGATCGGGTAGAAGACGGTCGGCTTGCTGGAAAGCGTGTTCCCGAAATATTCGTTGGCGGTGGAATAGAACTTCAGCAGCTTGATCGCGTTGTCCACTTTTTCGATGACGTTCGGGTCGGTCACCCTGGTAGGGGCATACCGGCTGAACCGTTTCGGCGACTCTGCCCCGCAGGCCAGGAAATAGCTGCTCCGGTTCGGGCACCGGCTCGTGTCGATCTTGCTGATGACCTTTTCCCGCATCCGCTGCTGGAAATTGATCGTGCCGCCCGTTTCCCCCACGCAGACGTTCGACTTGGTCCCCAGGAGATGGAATTTCTGCCCGGAAGGGTACTTGGCCGTCAGGCACAGCTGGCTCTTCTTGACGTTGCACTGGAACACGAAGGCGAAGTCGTACTCGTCGGCGAAGGCCCATCCGGAAGACGCCGACAGCAACAGGAGGATCAGGATCACGCCTCTGCACCAACCCATGTTCACCCGCCTTTTCGAACGCTATTTGTCGGTGGCATGCCATCTACCCTACAAAATTACCCCATCGATGTCACCTTCCGCATCTCGTCCGCAGGAATGTCTCATCGACCTCCCGGCGAGACGATTGGCACGGATCGTGTGTATATTGCCCCTCAGGCGCCGGATCGGAGTCAGGTGCAACAACCTATTGTAGGGAGGGAAGGACAACCATGAAACTGGTCATCGTCGGGGGCGTGGCAGGGGGCGCAAGCGCAGCGGCACGGGCAAGGCGGGTCGACGAGCATGCCGAGATCGTGCTCTTCGAGCGGGGCGAAGACATCTCGTTCGCCAACTGCGGGCTTCCGTACCACGTCGGGAAGACCATCCCCAACCGCGATGCGCTTCTGATCATGACACCCGCCCGCTTCCGGGCCCGCACCGGCATCGACGTACGCGTCCGGCAGGAGATCACCGCCATCGACCCCGCCGCGCATACCGTTACGGTTTTCGACCGCGAGACCGAGCGGGTCTACACGGAATCGTACGACAAGCTGATCCTGTCGCCCGGCGCCAGCCCGATCCGGCCCGCGATCCCCGGCGTCGACGACCCGGCGGTCACGATGCTCTGGACGCTGGCCGACATGGACCGGGTCAAGGCGCGCGTCGACGACGGCATCCGACGCGTCGTCGTCGCGGGCGGCGGCTTCATCGGGCTCGAACTGGTCGAGGAGCTGCGTCGCCGCAACCTCGAGGTCACGCTGGTCGAGATGGCGCCGCAGCTCCTGCCGCCGTTCGACCCCGAGATGACCACGCCGCTGGCGGCCGAGCTGGCGGCGAACGGCGTCCGCCTGCTTCTCGAAAGCCCGGTCGCTGCCCTCCGGCGCGCGGCCCTGGGCGACGACACGCAGGCCGAAACGGTGCAGGTCGTGCTCGGCGACGGGCGTACGGTGTCGGCCGACCTCGTCGTGCTCGCGATCGGCGTCCGTCCCAATGCGACGCTCGCGCAGTCGGCGGGGCTCGCCGCCGGCGCGCGCGGCGGCATCCTGGTCGACGAGAAGATGCGAACGAGCGATCCAGACATCTACGCGGTTGGCGATGCCGTCCAGGTCACCGACGCCCTGGGGAACCCCGCCCAGATCCCGCTCGCGGGGCCGGCCAACCGGCAGGGGCGCATCGCGGCCGACAACGCGCTCGGCGGAAACGCGACCTACCGGGGCACCTTCGGCACCGCGGTCGTCAAGCTGTTCGCGCTGACGGCGGCCTCGACCGGCGCCTCCGAGAAGATGCTCAAGGCCGCCGCCGTCCCGTACGAGAAGATCTATCTCAACCCGTTCTCGCACGCGACCTACTACCCCGGCGCCCAGATGATGCACCTCAAGCTGCTCTTCTCGCAGGAAGGAAAGATCCTGGGGGCGCAGATCGTCGGGCGCGACGGCGTCGACAAGCGGATCGACGTCATTGCGACGGCGATGCAGGCGGGGCTGGGCGTACGCGACCTGGCGGCGCTCGAGCTGGCCTATGCGCCGCCGTACGGCTCGGCCAAGGATCCGGTCAACTTTGCCGGATTCGTCGCGGCGAACTTGCTCGACGGGAAAACCGACGTCGCGCACGCCGACGCCCTCCCCGAAGGCGCCTATCTGCTCGACGTGCGAGAGCCGGCCGAGCACGCCGCGGGCGCGATCCCCGGCTCGACGCTGATACCCCTGGGCACGCTGCGCGGTCGGCTGGGCGAGCTGCCGCGCGACCGCGAGATCGTCGCTTACTGCGCCGTGGGCATCCGCGGCTACCTTGCCGAGCGGATCCTGAAGCAGGAGGGGTTCAAGGCGAGCAACCTGAGCGGCGGCTTCACGACGTGGAAGCTGTTCCGGGCGGCGTCTACCCGAACAGCCTGACGAGGAGGGGCAAGAGGAGCGCCGTCAAGAGGCCGTTCAGCGCCATCGCCAGGGCGGCGAACGCGCCGGACGTCCGGCTCCACTGGAGCGCCCGCGCGGTGCCGATGCCGTGCGAAGCCACGCCCATCGCGAGGCCGCGGGCGGCTTCGTCCCTCACCCGGCACCGGTCTAGGACCCAGCCGCCGAAGACGGCGCCGCCGATGCCGGTCAGCACCACCGACACGGCGGTCAGCGACGGAAGGCCGCCGATCTGCTCCGAGACGCCCATGGCGATCGGCGTCGTGATCGATTTCGGCGCCAGCGACAGCAGGATGATCCGCTCGCCGCCGCATGCCCGCGCGATGCCGACCGCGCTCGCGACGGCGCCCAGCGACCCGATCGACAGCGAGACGAGGATGGGTGCGAAGGCATTTCGAATTCGCGCGACTTCCCGGTAGAGCGGGATCGCCAACGCGACGGTGGCCGGGCCCAGCATGAAGTGGATGAAGCGCGCCCCGCTGAAATAGGTCGAATAGTCGGCGCCGCTCGCCTTGAGCAGGGCGACGAGGAGGACCACCGCGGTCAGCACCGGGTTGAGCAGCGGGTGGCATCCGAACCGCTGGAAGAGCCACGAGCCCGCCTGGTAGGCGACCAGCGTCGCGGTCAGCCACAGGAGCGGCGTGCCCGAAAGCAGCGCCCAGAGTTGCGACAGCGCCACGCTCACGACTCCCCCGCCTCCTTGCCTCGGGTTCCGCGCCGCATCGCGCGCTGCATGACGACCCCGGTCAAGGCGATCGTCAATGCGGTCCCTATGACGATTGCGCCGGCGAAGGCGGCGAAGGAGCGGGCCAGCACGTCGAACTGAGTGACGATGCCGACGCCAGCGGGCACGAACAGCAGCGGCAGGGTCTTCAGCAGGAATCCGCCCGACGCCTCGAGCCCCTCCGGCAGCCGCCCCCGGATCAGCAGCCCGCAAAACAGGATCACCATCCCGATCACCGGCCCGGGCACCGGCAGCCGCGCCAGCTTCGCGACGATCTCGCCCGCAAGCTGGCAGAGGAGGATCAGCGTCAGGTAGCCCAAGGTCATCGACTCCTCTCCTCGGGAAACCTCATTTTCCGATGGCGATCAGCACGCTGCACGGCGCGCACTCGAGCAGCGACATGCCGACCGATCCCTTCCACCAGCGCGCCGCGAACGCGCTCTGCTTCCGATGGCCGAGCACGATCAGGTCCGTGCCTAACGATTCGGCCATTCGGCAGATCGCCTCGACCGGTTCCCCGAAGGCGAGGTGTCCCTGGGCGGCGTATCCGCCCCGGGTCAGCAGCGAGACGCCCTCGTCGACGATCTCCTGGAACCGCTGCCTTTCCGACGTCATCACGCTTTCGGGCACATACCCTTCCGACAGGAAAACGCCCGACGGGATGCGCATTACCGCGAGCAGGTGAAGCTCGGCATGGAGCAGCGGCGCGATCTCGCCGCACTCGAGCAGCGCCACGCGCCCCTCCCGAGTCCCGTCATACGCCAGCAGGATCTTCCGGACCATGGTGATTCCCTCCCCTTCGCATGAAAAAGGCCGGCAGCAGCGCCAGGCCAAAGATGAGCGCCGCCATCAGGAACGCGTCCCGGAACCCTGCGACACGGGCGCCTTCCCTCGAAGCGGCGTGATATGCGATGCGCCAATCCAGCACCGCGGAGAGCAGCGTGACACCGAACGCCCCGCCCAGCAGGCGAACAAAATTGATCGCGCCGGAGCCCTGGTTCAAAAGCTCCGGAGAAAGGGTCTGGACCGCCCCCGCGTTCAGCGCCGGGATGACCAATCCGAGGCCGATCCGGCCCAGGACGATCCACCAGGCCAGCGCCGCGAAGGACGTGGCCGCATCCACCCGCCCGAACAGGGCGAAGGAGACGCCGATGCCGGCAAGTCCCGATGAGACGATGAGCCAAGCCGGATACCGGTCGGTGAGATGACCCGCAATGAAGATGGCGACGGCCAGCACCAGCCCGCCCGGCAGGAGCAGCAGCCCCGATCGCATCGGGTCGTAGCCCGACACGGTCTGGACGAGGAGCGGGATCAGGTAGGTGGAGCCGTAGATCCCGACTCCGTAGACGAACGAGACAGCCGCCGCAGCGGCGAATTGCCGATTCGAGAAGATGCGCAGGTCGAGCAGCGGCTTCCTGCACCGGACCTCCCGCACGACGAACCCGGCCCCCGCGGCCAACGACGCGACAATCAGGAGAAGCGTCGCTCCGGACAGCCAGCCGGCGCTCCGGCCCGACCGCAGGGAGGCGAACAACGCCAGGATGAACCCCGAAAGGAGGGCAAAGCCGGGAGCGTCGAATGCCGGTCGCTCACCCCGCTCCTCCCGGCCCGGGAGATATTTCGCCGCCATCAACACGCCGACGAGACAAAAGGGGAGGACGGCGAAGAAGACCGACCGCCACCCGAAGGCCAGGGTCATCAGGCCGCCGGCAGCGGGACCGATCGCAGGGGACAGCACCACCGCGAGCCCGTAGAGCCCCATGGCGCGCCCCCGCTGGTCGTACGGGAATACCTGGAAGATGACGATCATCGCCAACGGCTGGACCACGCCGCCCGCCGCCCCCTGGACGATCCGTGCCAGTGTCACGGCGTTCGGGCCGCCGGCCGTGCCGCCTGCGATCGATGCCGCGAAGAAAACGGCCATGGTCGCGAGATAGGTTGCCCGAATCCCGAAAGCGCGAACGCACCAGGAAGTCAGAAGCATGGTGGCGGCCATGGCGCCGATGAAGCCGGTCGAAAGCCACTGGGCCTGGTCCTGCCCCATGCGGAACTCGGCCATGATCGCGGGAATCGACACGTTGATGATCGTCGTGGCGAGCACCATCGAGGAAGTGGCGAGCATGACCGCGGCCACGGCAAACCACCGCTCGCGCGCCGATTTCATTCCTGGTCCGCCTCCCCTTCCATCCGTTTCAAAATCCGCAGGATCAGGTCGTTCTGTTGCTCGAGGTGCAGGAGGATCGCCTCGATCTCCCGCTCGGCCTTCACGTTGACGTCGTAGTCGGATTCCGCCCGCTTTTCGGCGTGCCGGCCCTGCAGGTTCTGCCCGATCATGATCAGCGGCATGAGGAAGATCTGGATCATGTTCGACAGGAACAGCCACAGGACGAACGCCGGGAACGGGTCGAAGCGCCATTCCTTCGGGGCCAGCGTGTTCCATCCCAGCCACGCGAAGGTCCAGCCGAAAATGACGAGGAAGAAGCCCATCGACCCCACATGGTCCGTCACCTTGACCGCGATCCTCTCGAGAGCGCTCATGCTCTCCCGGTGCCGGACGTTCACGTTGGGGATCGGCGGCCGCAGTCGGCGAAGTTCTTCGATGGTCGGGATCGTTCGTTTTTCCATGATCAACCCTTCATCGGACGAGATGCATTTCCTTCAGGCATTTTTCGATCAACACAAATCCCATGCCGGAGAACTTGTCCTTGAAGACGGCCGCGTTGTCCGCGAACACGCGCTTCGGGTCTCCGACATTCACGTAGTCGTAGTTCCGGGTCCGGCCGATGACCTTCCCGGTCTTTCCGTCCACCAACTTCGTCGTGACCTGCAGCAACAGGTCGGTCCACATCAGCTCGTAATTGATGATCCCGATTTCCAGGAATGCATCGGGCTTCGCCCCCTCTTCACCAGGCGCCGCCTCCCGGGCATCCGCGTTGTACCAAGCGCGCAGCGGGGCATACCAGTTTTCCATCAGCGCCGTCGTTCTTCGGTCCACGATTCCCGGCAGCATCCGGACGCCAGGCCTCAACCGGGTTTCGCACCCGCCCTGCCCGTTCAACCGGTCTGTCGCGCGCTTCGCCAGGATCTCCGTAGGGATCCAGGCCTCCCCCTTCGCGAGGATCTCCTGGTAACTTTCCGACCGGGTCTTCGCCGTGTGCAGCTCCTCGGGCAGTTTCACCAG encodes the following:
- a CDS encoding FAD-dependent oxidoreductase, yielding MKLVIVGGVAGGASAAARARRVDEHAEIVLFERGEDISFANCGLPYHVGKTIPNRDALLIMTPARFRARTGIDVRVRQEITAIDPAAHTVTVFDRETERVYTESYDKLILSPGASPIRPAIPGVDDPAVTMLWTLADMDRVKARVDDGIRRVVVAGGGFIGLELVEELRRRNLEVTLVEMAPQLLPPFDPEMTTPLAAELAANGVRLLLESPVAALRRAALGDDTQAETVQVVLGDGRTVSADLVVLAIGVRPNATLAQSAGLAAGARGGILVDEKMRTSDPDIYAVGDAVQVTDALGNPAQIPLAGPANRQGRIAADNALGGNATYRGTFGTAVVKLFALTAASTGASEKMLKAAAVPYEKIYLNPFSHATYYPGAQMMHLKLLFSQEGKILGAQIVGRDGVDKRIDVIATAMQAGLGVRDLAALELAYAPPYGSAKDPVNFAGFVAANLLDGKTDVAHADALPEGAYLLDVREPAEHAAGAIPGSTLIPLGTLRGRLGELPRDREIVAYCAVGIRGYLAERILKQEGFKASNLSGGFTTWKLFRAASTRTA
- a CDS encoding DUF1003 domain-containing protein; amino-acid sequence: MEKRTIPTIEELRRLRPPIPNVNVRHRESMSALERIAVKVTDHVGSMGFFLVIFGWTFAWLGWNTLAPKEWRFDPFPAFVLWLFLSNMIQIFLMPLIMIGQNLQGRHAEKRAESDYDVNVKAEREIEAILLHLEQQNDLILRILKRMEGEADQE
- a CDS encoding FAD-dependent oxidoreductase, yielding MERVPYLIVGGGMAADAAVRGIRESDPDGEIAIIGAEPEMPYKRPPLSKGLWKGDPDETIWYWTETLGVTFHSGRTVRMLDLQGKRAIDDQGNVYGYDKLLIATGATPRRLPFEDDRIIYFRTIADYNRLREMTARGERFAVVGAGFIGMEIAAALSMNDKEVVMLFPGETIGNRVFPQSLGNYLNDYYRHKGVEVYPGTQVTGIRPEGGRLDIRTRNAKSAIPRDFPVDGIVAGIGVTPNVELARAAGIAVGNGIRVDAFLRTNHPDVYAAGDVAEFYNPALDRRIRVEHEDNAREMGAAAGRAMAGKGEPYTYLPFFYSDLFELGFEAVGIVDSALETVPDWREPNRKGVVYYMQDRRVRGVLLWNVWNQVAAARKLIAEPGPFGAGQILNRLPAKKAA
- a CDS encoding CidA/LrgA family protein; the protein is MTLGYLTLILLCQLAGEIVAKLARLPVPGPVIGMVILFCGLLIRGRLPEGLEASGGFLLKTLPLLFVPAGVGIVTQFDVLARSFAAFAGAIVIGTALTIALTGVVMQRAMRRGTRGKEAGES
- a CDS encoding universal stress protein, which codes for MVRKILLAYDGTREGRVALLECGEIAPLLHAELHLLAVMRIPSGVFLSEGYVPESVMTSERQRFQEIVDEGVSLLTRGGYAAQGHLAFGEPVEAICRMAESLGTDLIVLGHRKQSAFAARWWKGSVGMSLLECAPCSVLIAIGK
- a CDS encoding DMT family transporter; the encoded protein is MLSRGLSRLALVGSAIAFALMAVLSRLLSRDAGGFTAGQLSMIRFVVGVLISLAAFRIRPALYRPHNRFLLAMRGISGGIVVVLYFFALARIPAAEAGLIYNLYPVFATALSTVVFRERPTIHLLLGLLAATAGVGLMLGRGGMPSGVGVGEIAAFGSAIFAAISANMIRGMRGTDNAPTIFFWFCLMGIPVVAPFSLAPWPMAGLPWLIAVGMGLSAFAAQLLMTEAYGALAVSEAAVWLQLSPIALLFLASLLLGERISATAVAGVLLGVAGVAWATVLGQRRTAVSPPEEPPEA
- a CDS encoding DHA2 family efflux MFS transporter permease subunit, coding for MKSARERWFAVAAVMLATSSMVLATTIINVSIPAIMAEFRMGQDQAQWLSTGFIGAMAATMLLTSWCVRAFGIRATYLATMAVFFAASIAGGTAGGPNAVTLARIVQGAAGGVVQPLAMIVIFQVFPYDQRGRAMGLYGLAVVLSPAIGPAAGGLMTLAFGWRSVFFAVLPFCLVGVLMAAKYLPGREERGERPAFDAPGFALLSGFILALFASLRSGRSAGWLSGATLLLIVASLAAGAGFVVREVRCRKPLLDLRIFSNRQFAAAAAVSFVYGVGIYGSTYLIPLLVQTVSGYDPMRSGLLLLPGGLVLAVAIFIAGHLTDRYPAWLIVSSGLAGIGVSFALFGRVDAATSFAALAWWIVLGRIGLGLVIPALNAGAVQTLSPELLNQGSGAINFVRLLGGAFGVTLLSAVLDWRIAYHAASREGARVAGFRDAFLMAALIFGLALLPAFFMRRGGNHHGPEDPAGV
- a CDS encoding LrgB family protein gives rise to the protein MSVALSQLWALLSGTPLLWLTATLVAYQAGSWLFQRFGCHPLLNPVLTAVVLLVALLKASGADYSTYFSGARFIHFMLGPATVALAIPLYREVARIRNAFAPILVSLSIGSLGAVASAVGIARACGGERIILLSLAPKSITTPIAMGVSEQIGGLPSLTAVSVVLTGIGGAVFGGWVLDRCRVRDEAARGLAMGVASHGIGTARALQWSRTSGAFAALAMALNGLLTALLLPLLVRLFG